The DNA region CTGAAACAGGCGGCGGCGACGGCGAACCGCGACCTCGGCAAGCTTGACGAAGCGCGCCGCGCCGCGATCTCCGAGGCGTGCGCCGAGGTCTTCACCGGCAAGCTGGACGCGCATTTCCCGCTCTCCGTCTGGCAGACGGGCAGCGGCACGCAGACGAATATGAACGTCAACGAGGTCGTCGCCAACCGCGCGATGCAGCTCCATCCTGAGCTGAAGATCCACCCCAACGACCACGTGAATATGTCGCAGAGCTCTAACGATACCTTCCCATCGGCGATCTCCGTTTCCGCGGTGCTGACGCTGGAAGGGCTGCTCCTTCCCGCCGCGGAGAAGCTCGTCAAAGCGCTTTCCGCGCTTGAGGAACGCTACGCGGAAACGCCGAAGGCGGCGCGTACGCATATGCAGGACGCCGTACCGATGACCTTCGGTCAGGAGGCGAGCGGCTGGCGCGCCGCGATCGAATCGGATATCGACGGCGTGCAGCTTTCGCTTCACAAGCTCCGCGCTCTGCCGATAGGCGGCACCGCCGTCGGCAACGGGCTCAACTGCCCGGACGGCTTCGACGAAGCGGTCTGCGCCTTCATGACGGAAGCATGCGCGACTGACTTTTATCCCTGCGAAAACAAATTCGCCGGCCTCGGCTCAAAGAACGCAGTCCTCGCCGCGCACGGCGCGCTGAAAACGCTCGCCGCCGACCTGCACAAGCTCGCTTCGGACGTCCGTCTGCTCGGCAGCGGACCGCGCTGCGGCATCGGCGAGCTGAAGCTGCCCGCCAACGAGCCGGGCAGCTCGATAATGCCCG from Clostridia bacterium includes:
- a CDS encoding class II fumarate hydratase — its product is MEENYRIEKDSMGEMKVPADKLWGAQTARSLKNFRIGGDLMPSVVVHALAMLKQAAATANRDLGKLDEARRAAISEACAEVFTGKLDAHFPLSVWQTGSGTQTNMNVNEVVANRAMQLHPELKIHPNDHVNMSQSSNDTFPSAISVSAVLTLEGLLLPAAEKLVKALSALEERYAETPKAARTHMQDAVPMTFGQEASGWRAAIESDIDGVQLSLHKLRALPIGGTAVGNGLNCPDGFDEAVCAFMTEACATDFYPCENKFAGLGSKNAVLAAHGALKTLAADLHKLASDVRLLGSGPRCGIGELKLPANEPGSSIMPGKVNPTQCEALIMVCHEVFGNDAALTGACAAGVLELNVCMPLIAFRFLRSVYLLTDAMTSFTDNCLAGLTADEAVMREYLERSLMTVTRLTPVIGYDAAAKAAKCALEENITLREAVVGAGLMDADKYDEIMKI